Genomic window (Daucus carota subsp. sativus chromosome 5, DH1 v3.0, whole genome shotgun sequence):
TTTTGTGTTGGAGCGGATGAGGATGAGCCGGCGCCGCCACGGGTGGAATCCCTATAGCGCGTGGCTAGTGTTGGGATCAAATCACTAGCTCGAGCTTTGGGGAACCCCACAACATAGTTCTTTTTTGGCCTCTCGCCTTGGGGAACCTCCATTGCTTCCATCCACCAATCCCAAGGCTCATCCCGCTCCCCCGTTTGAGTAACCTCCACCGGCATACGATCAAGAATGGAGGCATATCGTTCCTACACATTTATCACAATTGATTAGCATTCATGGTTatgatataaacaattaattaaagtgctaaaattagaagatataagcattaattaaacatataaacatattgACGTATTCATGGttatcacaattaattaaaatgctaAAATTAGAAGATTACCGCAATGCGCATAGCGGCGGGGGTAGTATATATCCGGCTCTCGGGAGTGGAGGTGATCCTAGTGTGGCATTCATCCCACACCTCAAGCTTTGTCGGACTTTTAGACAATTTCTTTTTCATGTTCTTGAATTATACCACAAAATAACTTATATTAGCATttgcattatcatattatatattatataattataaggtaaaaacaaaatgtgtgtgtgtgtttgcatattaaaaatagtacTACCTCGCGCACACGGTTGAAGGAGCGAGCACCCGCGCTATGCAACCTTTCCACGCGTTGCCGATTAGCAGCTCCAACTTCCGACCTATGCAAGTGCCCTTCATCCGTGTCCCAATACTTGAGAAGATCTTTCCAAAAAATGATATTCCAATATTCCGGTTTCAAAGCCAACTTCGAAACCCCTTCCTCCCTTGACTTCCTCTCGATCCTCCTCTTCAATTCATTCATGGTCCTTTTGATTGTGACCTTTATGTGATCTTCAATGATAGCTTTGGCTTGTGAACGGCTTTGACCTTTCAATTGCCTATAATATTTCTACATAATATCAACAAGTACAaggattaaaattgaataatcaaaTCAATTACCAACAAAATCAATAACATATTATGTAAACAAAAATGTACTTACGAGAAACTCCTCAACCCTTAGACCGAGCCACTTTGGGTAAGCCGCGTCTATGTCACTAAACGTGTACTTACCCAAAGGCCATCTTGCCCGAATAATCGCAAGCAAAGTCTTTTTTGCCTCATTATCTTCAATACTATATAAgaacattataaatattaactcgtgaacaaattattaataactaaCGCACACTACATA
Coding sequences:
- the LOC108221667 gene encoding uncharacterized protein LOC108221667 yields the protein MIVVMISMTIYIMARKRKATDKDTDKGKGKSVGSSTNKKKAKGKGKGKGKGKTGLRDEPTDSETESEHNTREAEAEEEPARRVVRMPRSHSCGIFGAKIPTRPRRINISDGHIEDNEAKKTLLAIIRARWPLGKYTFSDIDAAYPKWLGLRVEEFLKYYRQLKGQSRSQAKAIIEDHIKVTIKRTMNELKRRIERKSREEGVSKLALKPEYWNIIFWKDLLKYWDTDEGHLHRSEVGAANRQRVERLHSAGARSFNRVRENMKKKLSKSPTKLEVWDECHTRITSTPESRIYTTPAAMRIAHFN